Within Sorangiineae bacterium MSr11367, the genomic segment GGGCAACCCGACCTTGGATCCGACGTTCATTCCACCGCTATGGCGAATTCGCGCTTCCACCTGCCTGACGGAGCGCATCGATGCCCTGCTTTCGGACCTGGTGGCGCGCAAGACGTGGGCCGATAGCTGGAAGGTCAGCGAAGCCTTTGCGGATCGGCGCACCCTTCTGCGCTCGCTCTTGGGCGGGTTCATTGCCGACGTTTCGGATCTTCGCAGCCGGCGTCATACGGCGCCGCACGATGCCTACGCGCGTCTCGTGGAAGTCCTGTATGCACTGGCGCCGTTCACCGCCACGGGCGAGTGCCCCGAGCCGCCGCCGTTCAACCACCGCGAACTCGATGCGACGTTCCTGCCGCTTTTCGAGGCCATCGCCGAGGTGCTTCAGAGCATTGGCCAGGCACGGTACCGAACCATCCCTTTGGTGCCGACGGAAAACGATGCGTGGCTTCTGCGTGCGGATTTGCACGAACCAGGGATTTTCGACCACGAGTTCTTTCTGGCGATCACCGGAAGCGACCCCGCGCACCTTGCCGAGGAAGCCCCGAAGCTTCTCAAGATTGGCTCCCTGCACGAGCTCATGGAAATGAAGTATGCGGCGCTGTCGGGTGTTCCGCTGGAACGCCGGCCGCGTCCCTCGGGGCTGCCTGAATCGAATGACACCGTGTATTTCTGGCTCGACAAGCGATCCGATGCCTTCGTTGCGGCCATGCGCACGGCATGGATGGGCGTCTACTGCCGCCAGCTTCCCGGCGTCACGCGCATTCACCTCTACGCGGTGCAGCCGGGTGACGCGACATGATCGAGGTCGAGTCTCCGGAGACCGTTCGGGGCGCTTTCCATGGCGAGCCTCGGATGGATGGGTCGATATCCGCGCTCTTGGCGTCCCAGGCCCGCATCGATCGGTTGATCGCGAAGATCGACGCGATGCTCGGGGAGCAATTGGATGCCATTTTGCACCACCCCGAGTTTCAAGCTTTGGAGGCCGCATGGCGCGGTCTCGAATTCGTGGTGAACCGCATCGAGTCGCGGCAGGGCACCCAGGTGGCGATGTGGAATTGCTCGAAGCAGGAGCTCTCGGACGATCTCGCGGATGCCGCCGAGCGCACCAAGTCGCGCTTCTTTCGGACGGTGTACGAATCGCACTACGGGCAGCACGGTGGTGTGCCTTTCGCTGCGATTTTTGCGGGCTTCTCCGTGACGGCGGCGTTCGACGACGTGGCTCTGCTTCGCGCGATGGCCTCGGTGGCCGCCATGTCGCACGCGCCCGTGTTCGTCGACGCCGATCCGGGGCTGTTCGCGCCATCGAAGGGACGCCATGGCTCGCCGCACGATGCCGGCTTCGAAGACCTGTCGGCGGCCACGGATCTGGGCGCCATGTTCGAGGGACCCTCGTTCATCAAATGGCACGATCTGCGCACCAGCGAGGACAGTCGCTATTTGGGTATTCTCCTCCCGCGCATGCGGCTTCGGCTGCCCTACCGCGACGCCACCGAATCAGCCGATACCTTCGTGTACGACGAGACCATCGGGGGGCCTGGCGATCATCTTTGGGGCAGCGCCACCTATGCGTTCAGCCTGCGGTTGGCCGAGAGCTACGCGCGGGACCGAACGGCCATGGGGTTGCTCGACACGTTCCTCACGCCACCTCCCGTGTTCGAGGCTCACGAGGTGATGGGCGACGACGCGTGCAAGCCTCCCGTCGAGGTGCTGTTCTCGCGCCGTCTCGAGGAAGCGCTGGCGGATCAGGGCTTCATTCCCCTGACGTGCGATCCGGTCGATGGCTCGTTGCGGTTCGCGAGCGCAAGTAGCTTGCAAATGCCGAAGACGTTTGGGCGCTCCGAAGGCGGCGAACAAGCGACATTGAATTATCTGCTCGGTACGCGAATGCCCTATCTGATGTTCGTGTGCCGCTTTGCCCATCAGCTCAAAGTGTTTCAACGCGAAAAACTTGGCGGTCACCACACCCGCGAACAGCTTCAGACGCAATTGACTGCACGATTGAGACGTTATGTCGATACCAAGGACAATCCGTCGGCTGCGACGCGGTTTCAATATCCGCTGCGCGGCGCGAAGGTCGAATTGGTGGACGTCCCGGGACAGCCGGGTTGGTATGGCATGAACGTGGTCATCCGGCCGCATGTGCGTTACCGCGACGCGGAGTTCGAGCTCGACGTGACGGGAAGGATCGATCGGCGATGATACCGCGCAAGCCCTTCTGGCCGCCGACGCTCAGCGTCAAGCCGGTGCATCTGCAGGCCTCCGATACCTACGCGGAAGCGCTCTGCGCGCGCGGCTTTCGCCGGCTCGCGCCCGATGCCTACGGCGTCGCGCACATGGACTACGACGAGGGGGCACTCGCCCGGGGCGATCTGGTCATCCGCCGCCTGGACGTGGTGTTTCCGAGTGGCCTCGAAGCGTGGCTGGACGAAGATTTGCCGCCGCTCGAAGCCAATGTTGCCACCCGACTCCACGAGCTGTCGTCGTCCGTACTCGTCTATCTGGGGGTACCGCGGCTCGTGTTGGACGGGCCGAACATGAGCAAGGACGACGCACGCGCGCGGTCCACGCGCTACGTGGGCGATCTGGAGGCGAAAATCCCTTGGATGCGTCCCAAGCTCGAGGTGCTCTTCCAAGGGGACGCGCTGGATCGGTACGAAGTGCTTCCGATCGGCCGCATCGAGCAGGTCGGCTACTCGTACCGCTTTTCGGATGGCGTGTGGCCCATCGTGTCGCACGCCCGGGCATGTGCGCCGCTCGTCGCGGAGATCGGTCGCGTGCTCGCCGCGCTCGAGCAGCGACGTCACGAGCTCGTCGCGGCGCGCAAGGAGCAGCCGTTTCATCTCACCACCTCGATTTCGGCCCCCGGCTTGAACCTTTTCGTGCTGGTCAACCGCCACCTCGCGGCGTTGCAGGTTCTCTCGAAGCGCCACGCGTCGCGGCCGTATGACATTTACCGGCGCTTGCGAACCCTTTACCTCGCGCTCGTGGCCTTCGGGCACGAATGGGAGCGCCCTCCCGCGTACGAGCACGACAAGCTCGCCGATGTGATGCCCTGGCTCTCGACGCGCATCGTGCGCCTGCTCGACGCGGTGGGACGCGATCAGCTGACGAGGCTGTCGTTCGAGCGCGGCGACTACGCCGACATGTTCTCTCTCTCGTTCCGGCGCGAAGATCTCGTTGGCAAGCGCCCGGTGCTCGTCGCCACCTGCGACGACGATGCCTTTCTCGAGCGCCTTCCGCGCGTGATGAAAATGGCTGCGCCGTTTGCGTTGCAGGAGTGCATGCGCCTCGCGCTCCGCGGCGTGCGGCTCGAGCTCGACGTCGATCCGCCGCCGCAGCTCCCGCAGGGTCCGCGCATTGCCAGCTACCGCATCTGGGAGCGCGAGCGCGCAACCGGGCGAGAGCCGGACCTTCGCCCTTATTGGCAAGATATCCTGGCCTGCCGGACCGTGAGCGTCTACGTGCCGGGCGCACCGCCAAGTCTTAAGCTCTTTTTGTATGGCATCGACCGGGAAATCTGGTGATGGTGTTCACCCCGCTAGGAGAGAGAATTTCTTCTACACAGTGGGATTCGAATGATCTCGGCGGCCTTCGATAGGATGCAGCAATTCGCGTCAGTGCGGTGACACGCGCGGTCATTGCTAGTATGGGGGCCTCCGATGGGGCAATTACCCGGCGCGACCCGTCCCGCGCAAAACGATTGGCTGACCGACAAGAACGACGACCGCGCACCCGACGAAGGTATCAGTGCCGAGCGCGCGCGCTCTCTCGGTTCGTCCGCCGAGCAGGTGGCGTCGAGAGAATCGCTGCCGATGGCGCCGCGATTTCTTCCGCGAGGTGCGGTCGTCGGTCGCTACGTGGTCGATGGGCTTTTGGGCGAAGGTGGAATGGGGGTCGTCTATGCGGCCTACGATCCCGAGCTCGATCGCAAGGTGGCACTGAAAATGGTGCGCTCGGATTCCGATCCGAGCCTCGAGGGGCGCGATCGGCTGCAGCGCGAAGCGCAGGCCATGGCGCGGCTTTCCCATCCCAACGTGGTTGCCGTTCACGATATCGGCATGCACGACGAGCAGCTCTTTCTGGCGATGGAGTACATCGATGGGATTACCCTCCGAAGCTGGTTACTTCGCGAGTCGCGTCCCGTACGTCAGATCCTCCATGCGTTCCTCCAGGCGGGTCGCGGGCTCGCAGCGGCCCATGCCAGTGGTCTCGTTCATCGCGATTTCAAGCCGGACAACGTGCTTTGCGATCGGCGTGAGCGCGTGTGTGTGACGGACTTCGGTATTGCACAAGCCATTGCGGTGCCGCCTTCGATGCGGGAAGGGCACGAGCTTGCGGCGGATTCACCTTGGACGGTGGGAAACACCCGCTCACTGATAGGAACACCCGCCTACATGACGCCGGAGCAGTACCGCGGGGAGCGAGCGGACGCCAGCAGCGATCAATTCAGCTTTTGTGTGGCCCTCTACGAGGGACTGTACCGACAGCTGCCGTTCGCGGGCGAGACGTGGTCGCAGCTCGCCAAGGCAGTGACGGAAGGAAGGGTCCGTGAGCCGCCGTCGCGTTCGGGCGTCGCGCCTCGTGTCCATCGAGCGATTTTGCGTGGACTGAGCGTCGAGTCGAGCAAACGATTCGCTTCGATGGACGAATTGCTTGCCGCACTGTCGCGCAATCCGGCGGCTCGTCGCTGGCGTACCGTGGGATGGGTCGCCGCGGTCGGTGCGCTCGCGGCGGTTCCTTTGGCGTATCGCTACGCACGGTCGCAATCGCAATTGGTTTGCAAGGGGTCGGAGCAAAAGCTGTCTGGCGTCTGGGACGACGGGCGCAAGAGGGCCGTGCACGATGCCTTCATCGGGACGCACAAGCCATTCGCGTTCGAAGCGTGGACCGGTGTCGAGCGGGTACTCGATGCCTATGCTCGCCATTGGGTGGCCGCGCGTGCCGACGCCTGTGAGGCCACGCAGGTTCGCGCCGAACAATCCGTCTCCCTGCTTGATTTGCGCATGGTTTGCTTTGACGAGCGCCTCGCCGAAATGCGGGCGCTGACCGACGCTTTTACGGCCGCCGATGGAGATGTCATCGCAAAGGCCGCTGCGGCCGCCCAGGGGCTCACGCCCCTCGTGGGGTGCAGCCAGGTCAAAGCGCTCCTCGGGCGGGTGGCGCCCCCGTCCGATGCCGCGGCCGCGCGCGCCGTGGAGGACGTGCGCGGCGTTCTCGTTCGCGTCAATGCCACCCGACTCGCGGGCAAGTACGCGGATGCTGTCCCGGTGATCCGAGAGGCAACGGATCGCGCCGAGCGCACCGGATACGGACCGGTGATCGCCGAAGCGCACTTGCAAGAGGCTTTCCTGAAGGAGGCACAAGGCGATCACAAAGGCGCCGAGGCCGTGCTTTACCGCGCCGCGTGGGCGGCAGATGCTGCCAACGACGACCGCTCGCGTGCCGAGGCGTGGACGCATCTCGTGTTCACCGCCGGCGCGGCCCAGGCGCGCCACGACCTCGCGCCCATGTTGAATGAGCAGGCCATGTCGGCGATCAAGCGCATGGGGGGCGATGACAAGCTCGAGGCGGTCCGGCTCGGGAATTTCGCGGTGACCTTGGGCGGTCAACAGAAGTACGACGAGGCCCTGGCGGAATTCGAGCGCGCTCGTCCGCTCATCGAGAAGGTGTACGGTCGCGAAAGCGTCGAGATGATCACCTTGTTGAATCGAGTCGCCAATGTGTATCTGAGCCAACGGAGCTATGAGCGAGCCATCGAGACCTTGGAGCGTGCGCGGAGCATCACCGAGTCGTCACTCGGTGCCGAGCATCCGCTGAACGGGGGGATTCTGAACAGTCTCGGCGTGCTGCATAGCAACATGCTCCGATACGACGAATCGGCACGTTGTTTCGCGCGGGCGCTCGAGCTCAACGAGCAGCCCACCGCCCACGTGAACATCGGAGACATTTTCAACCACCAGGGCAAATACGAAGAGGCCCGGCGCCATCTCGAACGTGCTCTCCAGCAGCGCGAAGCACAGGTCGGCCCCGACAGCCCGCGCCTCATTTACCCGCTCACGGGCCTTGGGCAGGCGTACTTCGGGCTTCGCGATTTCCCAAGGGCGCGCCAGACCCTCGAGCGCGCCCTTTTGGTGAAGGGCGATCCGCAGGCGGGGATGAGCCTTGCGACCGCGAAGTTCACGCTTGCTCGCGCGCTCACGGAGGATCCGCGCGCGACGGCGGCCGATCGCAAGCGCGCGCTCGTGCTGGCCGAAGAGTCACGGACCATCTACCAGAACTGGAAAGATCGCAGCCCTCTCGACGACCTCGACTTCGAAGCCATGAAACATTGGCTTTCTGCCCACGGTGTTCATCCCTGAAATGTGGCTATCGTTCGCCGTATAGAGGACGCGCGAAGCCGTTTTGCGTGGCCCACGTTTCAATGGCGCGGGCGATGGACAGGATGGCGTGGTCGTGGCGGCGGCGGCCGATGATCTGCAATCCGAAGGGTAACCCCGTGGCGTCGCGGCCAAAGGGCAATGCGACGGAAGGGAGGCCTGCGAGGGTGGGGCCATAGGCTAGTGCCAACCAATGAAAATAGCTCGCCATCGGCGCGCCGTTGATCGTCACCGGATACCAATCTTCGAACGGGAAGGGCGGGTGACCGGCGGCGGGGCAGATGACCGCGTCGACTTTGGTGAAAAAAGCGTCCGCGTCGCGCAGCACCCGCGTTTGCACCGTCATGGCATCGGCCACATCGCGCAAACCCAGCCCGAGGCCCGCCGCGACATTGGCGGCGACGTTGGGCCCGACCTTGTCGGGGGTGGCCTCGACTTTCTCGCGATGGGCGCCCACGAACCCGACGGCCCTCAGCACCGCAAAGGCTTGGTCGCCGCCACCCATGTCGACCGCGAACTCCGTGCGACCGCCGAACACCGGCTCCAGCGCATTCCGCGCGGCGCGGAACGCGGTGCGTACGCGATCGTCCACCGGCGCAAAGCCGAGATCTTCGGTGAAGGCTACCGTGAGGCCGCCCAGATTCACGGCATCCAGCTGCCGGAAGCGCGCGCCATCCACCGCGAGCGACAGCGGATCGCGCGGATCGTCGCCCACCATGGCCGAGAGCAAGAGCGCCACATCGGACACCGTACGCGCCATCGGCCCGTCGACCGAAAGCGGCGACCAAGCGTGCCCGCGTGTCTCGGTGGGAATCAAGCCGGGCGTCGGGCGGAAGCCGACCACACCGCAAAAGGCAGAAGGCGTGCGCAGGCTGCCGGCGAGATCGGAGCCCGTTGCCAGAGGAACCATGCCGCAGGCCAGCGCCGCCGCGGAACCGCCCGAGGAACCACCGCACGTCAGGCGCGGGTCGAACGGATTGCGCGTCGCACCGAATACTTCGTTTCGTGTATTGGCGCCCGCCCCGAATTCCGGCGTGTTGGTCTTCGCCAGCACGATGGCACCGGCCTGCCGCAACACCGCCACCACCCGTTCGTCGGCCGCCGGTACATGGTTCGCAAACAAGGGCGAGCCATAGGTGGTCCGCAGTCCTTCGGTCTCGCTCAGATCCTTGATCCCAATGGGCAGGCCATGCAGTGGACCGAGGGCATCGCCGCGCTGCACGGCGGCTTCGGCGGCGCGCGCTTCGGCCAGCGCCCGCTCGAACGCCGTGACGGTCACCGCATTCACGGCGGCGTTGGTCGCCTCGATGCGGGCGATGCAGCTCTCCACCACCGCGACGGGCGAAACCTCGCCCGATTCCATCCGTCGCCGCAGCTCGACCGCTTCGAGATCGCAGAGATTCATGCCCGGTGAGTCTGTGGGCCGCAGGCCAAGGGTGTCAACGCCGACCCCGGTGCCGGGTGACGGCCGCGCATGCCTGCAGAGGTCCGTGGAGCCGAACCGACAACGCCTGCCACTATCGCATATTGTCACGTCGATTTTTGATGACGGAAAATTCCGACTCCGCGCAAATTGAAATCGGGAGATTGCTCCCCTCTTTGTCCTCACTGCGAAACGGAAAGAAGAACATGACGAGGCTTGCTCTGGCGAAGGCCCTTCTCGGCCTGACCGCCACGTTGATGATGGTCGCCAATCTTTTGGGATGCAGCGGCGACGCCGGAGTGACCATCCCGCCGTTGCCCGACGATGCGGGCCCCCCGCTGGACGCTCGCCCGGACGCCCCTCCCGATGCGACACCGTCGCAGACGGCGGCGGCCACACCCGAGTTCCATCCCGCGCCGGGAACATTCGACGCGCCCCAGAGCATCACCCTGCGGACGGACACCGCCGGAGCCTCGATTCACTATACGCTGGATGGCAGCCCGCCCGATTCGAAGTCGCCGGTTTACACGTCGCCGATCAGCCTTGCCAAGACGGCGACCCTCAAGGCCATCGCCCGCAAAACGGGTTTCGACGATTCCGCCGTTCGCTCGGGAACCTATGTCATCGACATTCCGCCCGGCGTCGTCGAACCGGCTCAATTGGAGCCCAATTCGGGCGATTACCCCAACGACGTCGAGGTGCACCTCACGAGCGCCACGGCCGATGCCACCTTCTGTTACACGCTCGATGGCGCGCAGCCCGGGTGCACGGAAGAAGCCCGCTGCGCGAGTAGCTCCGAGGCCGCCGCGGGGACCGTGCTCGTCTCGAAGAGTGGCCAGAAGCTTCGCGCGATCGCCTGCAAAAAGGGCATGCTCGCTTCCTCGGTGACCCAGGCGGATTACACGCTTTCGGCCGCCGCGCCGGTGTTCGATCCGATGCCGGGGAGCTACGATCCCCACAACCCGCGCTCCATCGCCCTGGCTTCTGACACGCGCGGAAGTGTCATTCATTACAGCGTCAATGGTTCCGAGCCGCCGAGCTGCTCCAGCCCGGACACGGTTCCGGAGAATGGCGCGCTCCCCATTTTGACGGCCGATGCCATCATTCAAGCGGTCACCTGCAAACAGAACTACGCCACCAGCGCGGTCGTGAGCGCGACCTATTTGGGTGCAAAGTGCGTGGGCGACTTCAACATCCTGTCCGTTCCGGGCCTCCAAGAACTCGCGCGTTGCGAGGAGATCACGGGCAACCTGACGATTGGCGTGAGCGGACTCCTCACCGACCTCGCGCCTCTTGCCCATCTGCGAAGCGTGAACGGCAATTTGACGCTGCAAGGGAACGGAGCGTTGACCTCTTTGCATGGCCTCGAGGCATTGGCGGTCGTCGGGGGCGAGATGATCGTGGCCAGCAACGCGGCGCTCACTCGGATCGACGAGCTGGTCGCGCTGCAAAGCGTCGGCGTCCGACTCATGATCTGGCGCAATGAAGCGTTGACCGAATTGGTCGGCCCGAACAAGCTAACCAAGATCGGATCCCTTTCGATCGCTGGAAACCCGAATCTGCAACACGTCGGTGGGTTCTCCCAGCTCGCGGAGATCGGTGGAAACTTCGTGGTGTCCACGAACGCGGCGCTGATTTCGTTGGATGACATGCCCGCCCTGACCAAGGTCGTCGGCAACGTCGGCTTCTCGTTCAATCGTGCACTCGAGACGCAGTCCGGTTTTACGCGCATGCACGAGGTTGGCGGTAACTTTACCATCGATGGAAATGAGGCGCTGAAAGGGTTTTCGGCGTTTTCGCAGCTCACGACCATCCGTGGCACCCTGCAGGTCTCCAACAATCCCGTGCTGCAGTCGCTTCCGGGCTTTGGCGGATTGACGGCGGCGGGCGGTTTGACCATTCGTCAAAATCTGGCGATGACCGAGATTGGCGGCTTGGACGCGCTCGAATCGGGGTCCACGGAAATCGAGATTGCTTCGAATCCAAAGTTGGTGCGGCTCAATGGGCTCCGTCGAATCCCATCGGCCACGCACATTCGGCTCATCGACAATGCTGCGATGGAGAAGCTCGAGGCGTTCACGGCGCTCACGCAGACCTCGGGGGACGTCAGCATCGTCGGGTGCCTGGGCCTCAAGGACCTCACGGGGCTCGAGGCGCTCGGAAAAATTGGCGGCAATCTCCTGCTCAACGCCGACCACTCGCTCACGAACCTCGATGCGCTCGCCCAGTTCGTGACGCTCGCGGGCTCGCTGACCATCACGCTCAACGAGACGTTGCCCACGTGCCAAGCGGACCGCGTCTACGAGCGACTGCGCGCGCATGGCTACGGCAGCACGCCCGACATCCGCGACAACCACGGCACGGGCACCTGCGACTAGGACGCGAAGGCCAAGCTGAATCTACGGCAGGGCGATGAGGTCATCGCCCACGCGGATTCGGGCGAGCAGCTGTGGATCGCCATCGGTGGTCGTGACGGGGGCGTCGGAGGGGAGACCGAGATGCCGCAACGCTGCGAGAAGGGCGCCCCCGCGCGGGTGGGAGAGCTGCAGCGATTCGAGCTGGCAATTCGACTCGGGCATGGCGGTGGCCGGATGGGGGCCGTCCCACTGGATGAACGTCGGAAAGATGCCATCCCGTGGAAGCGTGCCCTCGCGCGGCACGGTGATGCGCCATCGCAAATCGCCGCGC encodes:
- the tssK gene encoding type VI secretion system baseplate subunit TssK — its product is MAMKPAWPLGLSIWPHHFSNADAYHEESVQRAVARVDGDAWGVDEIDWDETALSRGQLVLQHLEAALEDGTEIRVGGGEGAKALSIPLSDLGSRTSLRVYVGLPVAQPSAANVDPEGATRALHRYALATHTLSDVANGGRTVDAQWLRPNVFLLTENDRLHSYDVIPCARLILDESGNPTLDPTFIPPLWRIRASTCLTERIDALLSDLVARKTWADSWKVSEAFADRRTLLRSLLGGFIADVSDLRSRRHTAPHDAYARLVEVLYALAPFTATGECPEPPPFNHRELDATFLPLFEAIAEVLQSIGQARYRTIPLVPTENDAWLLRADLHEPGIFDHEFFLAITGSDPAHLAEEAPKLLKIGSLHELMEMKYAALSGVPLERRPRPSGLPESNDTVYFWLDKRSDAFVAAMRTAWMGVYCRQLPGVTRIHLYAVQPGDAT
- a CDS encoding tetratricopeptide repeat-containing serine/threonine protein kinase, producing the protein MGQLPGATRPAQNDWLTDKNDDRAPDEGISAERARSLGSSAEQVASRESLPMAPRFLPRGAVVGRYVVDGLLGEGGMGVVYAAYDPELDRKVALKMVRSDSDPSLEGRDRLQREAQAMARLSHPNVVAVHDIGMHDEQLFLAMEYIDGITLRSWLLRESRPVRQILHAFLQAGRGLAAAHASGLVHRDFKPDNVLCDRRERVCVTDFGIAQAIAVPPSMREGHELAADSPWTVGNTRSLIGTPAYMTPEQYRGERADASSDQFSFCVALYEGLYRQLPFAGETWSQLAKAVTEGRVREPPSRSGVAPRVHRAILRGLSVESSKRFASMDELLAALSRNPAARRWRTVGWVAAVGALAAVPLAYRYARSQSQLVCKGSEQKLSGVWDDGRKRAVHDAFIGTHKPFAFEAWTGVERVLDAYARHWVAARADACEATQVRAEQSVSLLDLRMVCFDERLAEMRALTDAFTAADGDVIAKAAAAAQGLTPLVGCSQVKALLGRVAPPSDAAAARAVEDVRGVLVRVNATRLAGKYADAVPVIREATDRAERTGYGPVIAEAHLQEAFLKEAQGDHKGAEAVLYRAAWAADAANDDRSRAEAWTHLVFTAGAAQARHDLAPMLNEQAMSAIKRMGGDDKLEAVRLGNFAVTLGGQQKYDEALAEFERARPLIEKVYGRESVEMITLLNRVANVYLSQRSYERAIETLERARSITESSLGAEHPLNGGILNSLGVLHSNMLRYDESARCFARALELNEQPTAHVNIGDIFNHQGKYEEARRHLERALQQREAQVGPDSPRLIYPLTGLGQAYFGLRDFPRARQTLERALLVKGDPQAGMSLATAKFTLARALTEDPRATAADRKRALVLAEESRTIYQNWKDRSPLDDLDFEAMKHWLSAHGVHP
- the tssC gene encoding type VI secretion system contractile sheath large subunit, which codes for MDGSISALLASQARIDRLIAKIDAMLGEQLDAILHHPEFQALEAAWRGLEFVVNRIESRQGTQVAMWNCSKQELSDDLADAAERTKSRFFRTVYESHYGQHGGVPFAAIFAGFSVTAAFDDVALLRAMASVAAMSHAPVFVDADPGLFAPSKGRHGSPHDAGFEDLSAATDLGAMFEGPSFIKWHDLRTSEDSRYLGILLPRMRLRLPYRDATESADTFVYDETIGGPGDHLWGSATYAFSLRLAESYARDRTAMGLLDTFLTPPPVFEAHEVMGDDACKPPVEVLFSRRLEEALADQGFIPLTCDPVDGSLRFASASSLQMPKTFGRSEGGEQATLNYLLGTRMPYLMFVCRFAHQLKVFQREKLGGHHTREQLQTQLTARLRRYVDTKDNPSAATRFQYPLRGAKVELVDVPGQPGWYGMNVVIRPHVRYRDAEFELDVTGRIDRR
- a CDS encoding type VI secretion system baseplate subunit TssK, translated to MIPRKPFWPPTLSVKPVHLQASDTYAEALCARGFRRLAPDAYGVAHMDYDEGALARGDLVIRRLDVVFPSGLEAWLDEDLPPLEANVATRLHELSSSVLVYLGVPRLVLDGPNMSKDDARARSTRYVGDLEAKIPWMRPKLEVLFQGDALDRYEVLPIGRIEQVGYSYRFSDGVWPIVSHARACAPLVAEIGRVLAALEQRRHELVAARKEQPFHLTTSISAPGLNLFVLVNRHLAALQVLSKRHASRPYDIYRRLRTLYLALVAFGHEWERPPAYEHDKLADVMPWLSTRIVRLLDAVGRDQLTRLSFERGDYADMFSLSFRREDLVGKRPVLVATCDDDAFLERLPRVMKMAAPFALQECMRLALRGVRLELDVDPPPQLPQGPRIASYRIWERERATGREPDLRPYWQDILACRTVSVYVPGAPPSLKLFLYGIDREIW
- a CDS encoding chitobiase/beta-hexosaminidase C-terminal domain-containing protein; protein product: MTRLALAKALLGLTATLMMVANLLGCSGDAGVTIPPLPDDAGPPLDARPDAPPDATPSQTAAATPEFHPAPGTFDAPQSITLRTDTAGASIHYTLDGSPPDSKSPVYTSPISLAKTATLKAIARKTGFDDSAVRSGTYVIDIPPGVVEPAQLEPNSGDYPNDVEVHLTSATADATFCYTLDGAQPGCTEEARCASSSEAAAGTVLVSKSGQKLRAIACKKGMLASSVTQADYTLSAAAPVFDPMPGSYDPHNPRSIALASDTRGSVIHYSVNGSEPPSCSSPDTVPENGALPILTADAIIQAVTCKQNYATSAVVSATYLGAKCVGDFNILSVPGLQELARCEEITGNLTIGVSGLLTDLAPLAHLRSVNGNLTLQGNGALTSLHGLEALAVVGGEMIVASNAALTRIDELVALQSVGVRLMIWRNEALTELVGPNKLTKIGSLSIAGNPNLQHVGGFSQLAEIGGNFVVSTNAALISLDDMPALTKVVGNVGFSFNRALETQSGFTRMHEVGGNFTIDGNEALKGFSAFSQLTTIRGTLQVSNNPVLQSLPGFGGLTAAGGLTIRQNLAMTEIGGLDALESGSTEIEIASNPKLVRLNGLRRIPSATHIRLIDNAAMEKLEAFTALTQTSGDVSIVGCLGLKDLTGLEALGKIGGNLLLNADHSLTNLDALAQFVTLAGSLTITLNETLPTCQADRVYERLRAHGYGSTPDIRDNHGTGTCD